One Opitutaceae bacterium DNA segment encodes these proteins:
- a CDS encoding Gfo/Idh/MocA family oxidoreductase translates to MASLPSPWNRRRFLSTAAVAATAGLSRNLRAAPSVLRTPSDTVRMGIVGLSTKGADHLKGLLATPGVEIAGLCDVDPRTLAAVSSNFPADRHRPFTTTDAGLLLERNDVDAVVIATPNHWHGLLTIRALQAGKHVYVEKPMSHTVHEGWAMIEAAKASGCVVQVGTQRRTDAGLAEAGEFVRSGALGGITHVHAVYYSHRTAVKEVLPWYPDWLDYDRYCGPSPVVPLRREKLHYDWHWMWDTGNGELGNNGVHVLDLAFALLNDNRAPRRVMSVGGRFVVNDSAETPNSMLVVYDHERCPIFFENRGLPAKTGVTYSDNRLGIRAGTIIHCEGGYLTALTGASAYDSKGKLVRKFPADGGSAHMSNFLEAIRRNDPSHVNAPPSIGHLSASVCHYGNISHRLGSPAGVAGIRDRFAASTAGAPILEDFLSHLRANNVDLTRDRLAAGPWLSIDANNDDIVRLDPEDPLLHNRARFLLHESARPPYLAGAKT, encoded by the coding sequence ATGGCCTCCCTCCCCTCTCCCTGGAACCGCCGTCGTTTTCTATCCACTGCGGCCGTCGCCGCAACCGCCGGCCTGTCCCGCAACCTGCGCGCCGCACCCTCCGTGCTCCGCACCCCTTCGGACACAGTGCGCATGGGCATCGTCGGGCTGAGCACCAAGGGTGCCGATCATCTCAAGGGTCTCCTGGCCACCCCAGGCGTCGAAATCGCCGGACTTTGCGACGTCGATCCGCGCACCCTCGCAGCGGTGTCTTCGAATTTTCCAGCGGACCGTCACCGTCCGTTCACCACGACGGACGCCGGGCTGCTGCTGGAGCGCAACGACGTCGATGCCGTGGTCATCGCCACTCCCAATCATTGGCACGGTCTGCTCACAATCCGGGCACTGCAGGCGGGCAAGCACGTCTACGTCGAGAAACCCATGTCCCACACCGTGCACGAAGGGTGGGCCATGATCGAGGCGGCAAAAGCCTCAGGCTGCGTGGTCCAGGTCGGCACGCAGCGCCGCACGGACGCCGGTCTCGCCGAGGCGGGCGAATTTGTCCGCTCCGGCGCTCTGGGCGGCATCACACACGTCCATGCCGTCTACTACAGCCACCGCACCGCGGTGAAGGAAGTCCTGCCCTGGTACCCGGACTGGCTGGACTACGATCGCTACTGCGGTCCCTCGCCGGTTGTTCCCTTGCGACGCGAGAAGCTGCACTACGACTGGCACTGGATGTGGGACACCGGGAATGGCGAGTTGGGAAACAACGGCGTGCACGTTCTCGACCTGGCTTTCGCACTGCTGAACGACAACCGGGCCCCGCGCCGCGTCATGTCCGTCGGCGGACGCTTTGTCGTCAATGACTCCGCCGAAACGCCCAATTCAATGCTTGTCGTTTACGACCACGAACGATGCCCGATATTTTTCGAGAATCGCGGTCTTCCCGCGAAGACGGGAGTCACTTACTCGGACAATCGTCTCGGCATTCGCGCCGGAACGATCATCCATTGTGAAGGCGGCTATCTCACGGCACTCACCGGCGCATCCGCGTACGATTCAAAGGGCAAACTGGTCCGGAAGTTCCCCGCCGACGGAGGCTCTGCGCACATGTCCAATTTCCTCGAGGCCATTCGCAGAAACGACCCGTCGCACGTGAACGCACCGCCGTCCATCGGCCATCTCTCCGCCTCGGTATGCCACTACGGCAATATCTCCCACCGGCTGGGATCACCCGCTGGCGTCGCAGGCATCAGGGATCGATTCGCCGCATCCACGGCAGGCGCGCCCATCCTGGAGGACTTTCTCTCTCATCTTCGCGCGAACAACGTCGACCTGACCCGCGACCGGCTGGCTGCGGGTCCCTGGCTTTCCATCGATGCGAACAACGACGACATCGTCCGGCTGGATCCCGAGGATCCGCTCCTGCACAACCGCGCCCGGTTTCTGCTTCACGAGTCCGCCCGGCCGCCCTACCTGGCCGGCGCGAAAACCTGA
- a CDS encoding Gfo/Idh/MocA family oxidoreductase: MIHPSSFLRLLPPFMIFATSLTAAPGADAGLRIGMIGLDTSHAVAFTKMLNDPKASNHLSGATVVAAFRSGSPDMQKASIDRIAGFAKDLSEKYGVKLCDSIEEVLGQVDCVMIENVDGRKHLEIARIVFPTGKPVFIDKPLAGTLGQGLEIVALAKKYNVPFFSASSLRYAESVTKLSPDTRAAIRALTSQSPCTLEPHHPDLFWYGVHGVEILYAILGTGCQTVVRTHAPDVDVVTGRWADGRVATFQGYRDANAGYGFKALLKTGVINDDLKADYAPLVREIVSFFQTRKAPVSHDEMIEVLAFMEAADESKRQGGSPVSISDVLRMHGAKR, translated from the coding sequence ATGATTCATCCATCCTCCTTCCTGCGTCTGCTTCCTCCCTTCATGATTTTCGCCACTTCACTCACCGCCGCGCCTGGTGCGGATGCCGGTCTCAGGATCGGCATGATCGGCCTGGACACGTCCCACGCCGTGGCATTCACAAAGATGCTCAACGACCCAAAGGCGTCGAATCACCTGTCCGGCGCAACTGTTGTCGCGGCGTTTCGCAGCGGAAGTCCGGACATGCAGAAGGCGAGCATCGACCGGATCGCCGGCTTTGCGAAGGACCTGAGCGAAAAGTACGGCGTAAAACTCTGCGATTCAATCGAGGAAGTCCTGGGCCAGGTGGACTGCGTCATGATCGAGAACGTGGACGGACGAAAGCATCTGGAGATCGCAAGAATCGTGTTCCCCACCGGCAAACCCGTGTTCATCGACAAACCGCTTGCAGGCACGCTTGGGCAGGGACTCGAGATCGTGGCTCTCGCCAAAAAATACAACGTGCCGTTTTTCAGCGCGTCCTCGCTGCGCTATGCGGAGTCCGTGACAAAGCTGAGCCCTGACACCCGCGCGGCCATCCGCGCGCTGACAAGCCAGTCGCCGTGCACACTCGAGCCTCATCATCCTGACCTCTTTTGGTACGGCGTACACGGCGTTGAGATTCTGTACGCGATCCTCGGCACGGGCTGCCAGACCGTGGTGCGCACTCATGCCCCCGACGTGGATGTCGTCACTGGCCGGTGGGCGGATGGGCGGGTCGCAACTTTTCAGGGCTATCGCGACGCGAATGCCGGGTACGGCTTCAAAGCCTTGCTGAAAACCGGAGTGATCAACGATGATCTCAAGGCGGACTATGCCCCTCTCGTGAGAGAGATAGTTTCCTTCTTCCAGACGAGAAAGGCACCTGTTTCCCACGACGAAATGATTGAGGTGCTGGCATTCATGGAAGCCGCCGATGAAAGCAAGCGCCAGGGAGGCAGCCCGGTCTCCATCAGTGATGTGCTCCGCATGCATGGCGCAAAGCGTTAG